The following coding sequences are from one Ancylobacter sp. TS-1 window:
- a CDS encoding UPF0262 family protein: MAEPGADPHAATRRLAAVTLDGASIGRSSIDVDHERAVAIYDLIEENSFAPLGDTQPGPYCLAISLSEGRLVLDVTREGGAPVVQHYLSLSPLRRVVRDYFLVCESYYSAIRTASPSQIEAIDMGRRGLHNEGSELLRERLKDKIALDFGTARRLFTLVCALHWKG, from the coding sequence ATGGCCGAGCCCGGGGCCGATCCGCATGCCGCGACCCGCCGTCTGGCGGCGGTGACGCTGGACGGCGCCTCCATCGGCCGTTCCAGCATCGATGTCGATCACGAGCGGGCGGTCGCCATTTACGACCTGATCGAAGAGAACAGCTTCGCCCCGCTCGGCGATACGCAGCCCGGCCCCTACTGCCTCGCCATCTCGCTGAGCGAGGGGCGCCTCGTGCTCGACGTCACCCGCGAGGGCGGCGCCCCGGTGGTGCAGCATTATCTCTCGCTGAGCCCGCTGCGCCGGGTGGTGCGCGACTATTTCCTCGTCTGCGAGAGCTATTACTCGGCGATCCGCACCGCCAGTCCCTCGCAGATCGAGGCCATCGACATGGGCCGGCGCGGCCTGCACAACGAAGGTTCCGAGCTGCTGCGCGAGCGGCTCAAGGACAAGATCGCCCTCGATTTCGGCACGGCCCGGCGGCTGTTCACGCTGGTCTGCGCCCTGCACTGGAAGGGCTGA
- a CDS encoding Maf-like protein, with product MSARPTLVLASGSPRRLALLAQAGIEPDALLPADIDETPERGELPRRLALRLAREKLIAADARRRAAKEHEGAYLIAADTVVAVGRRILPKPEVAEEAEDCLRLLSGRAHRVYTGLALMTPKGGVRTRLVETRVRFKRLSGEEMAAYIAAREWQGKAGGYAIQGIAGAFVVKLVGSYTNVVGLPLTETVSLLAGERFPVHQRWGNPE from the coding sequence GTGAGCGCCCGCCCGACACTGGTGCTGGCCTCGGGTTCGCCGCGCCGTCTGGCGCTGCTGGCCCAGGCCGGAATCGAACCCGACGCCCTGCTGCCCGCCGACATCGACGAGACGCCCGAGCGTGGCGAGCTGCCGCGTCGCCTCGCCCTGCGGCTGGCGCGCGAGAAGCTCATCGCCGCCGACGCCCGCCGCCGCGCGGCGAAGGAGCACGAGGGCGCCTATCTCATCGCCGCCGACACGGTGGTCGCGGTCGGCCGGCGCATCCTGCCGAAGCCCGAAGTCGCCGAGGAGGCGGAGGACTGCCTGCGCCTGCTCTCGGGCCGTGCCCACCGCGTCTATACCGGCCTCGCGCTGATGACGCCGAAGGGCGGTGTGCGCACGCGCCTCGTCGAGACGCGGGTGCGCTTCAAACGGCTCTCCGGCGAGGAGATGGCCGCTTACATCGCTGCGCGCGAATGGCAGGGCAAGGCGGGCGGCTACGCCATCCAGGGCATCGCCGGCGCCTTTGTGGTGAAGCTGGTCGGCTCCTACACCAATGTGGTGGGTCTGCCGCTCACCGAGACGGTCTCGCTGCTCGCCGGCGAGCGCTTCCCGGTGCACCAGCGCTGGGGCAACCCCGAGTGA
- the hisD gene encoding histidinol dehydrogenase, translating to MPIRLDTRTPDFTERFRAFLGTKREVSQDVAQAVARIVEEVRLRGDAALIEFSKTFDRVDLATLGIRVTAEEIAAAVKACDPATLEALAFAHGRIRSHHQRQLPESGRYVDAAGVELGHRWTAVDAVGLYVPGGTAAYPSSVLMNAVPAKVAGVGRLAMVVPAPDGVLNPLVLAAAQLAGVDEVYRVGGAQAVAALAYGTETIAPVAKIVGPGNAYVAAAKRHVFGTVGIDMVAGPSEVLVIADGTQNPDWIAADLLAQAEHDTAAQSILMTDDVALAEAVIAAVERQLATLPRREIATASWDDFGAVITLASLDEAPALSDRIAPEHLEIMAEDAEALVARIRHAGAIFIGAHTPEAIGDYVGGSNHVLPTARSARFSSGLGVLDFMKRTSILKCGPEQLRALGPAAIALGEAEGLGAHARSVAIRLNL from the coding sequence ATGCCGATCCGCCTCGATACACGCACCCCCGATTTCACTGAGCGCTTCCGCGCCTTCCTCGGCACCAAGCGCGAGGTCTCGCAGGATGTGGCGCAGGCGGTGGCGCGCATTGTCGAGGAGGTGCGCCTGCGCGGCGACGCCGCGCTGATCGAGTTCTCGAAGACGTTCGACCGCGTGGACCTCGCAACCCTAGGCATCCGCGTGACGGCGGAGGAGATCGCGGCGGCGGTGAAGGCCTGCGATCCTGCCACGCTGGAAGCGCTGGCCTTCGCGCATGGGCGCATCCGCTCCCATCACCAGCGCCAGCTTCCCGAGAGCGGGCGCTATGTCGACGCCGCCGGCGTCGAGCTGGGCCATCGCTGGACGGCGGTGGACGCGGTGGGGCTCTATGTGCCGGGCGGCACGGCGGCCTATCCCTCCTCGGTGCTGATGAACGCGGTGCCGGCCAAGGTGGCCGGCGTCGGGCGCCTCGCCATGGTGGTGCCGGCGCCCGACGGAGTGCTCAACCCGCTGGTGCTGGCCGCCGCCCAGCTTGCCGGCGTCGACGAGGTGTATCGCGTCGGCGGCGCGCAGGCCGTGGCCGCGCTCGCCTATGGGACGGAAACCATCGCGCCCGTCGCCAAGATCGTTGGCCCCGGCAACGCCTATGTGGCCGCCGCCAAGCGCCATGTGTTCGGCACGGTCGGCATCGACATGGTGGCCGGTCCCTCCGAGGTGCTGGTGATCGCCGATGGCACGCAGAACCCGGACTGGATCGCCGCCGACCTGCTGGCGCAGGCCGAGCACGACACCGCCGCCCAGTCGATCCTGATGACCGACGACGTTGCACTGGCCGAGGCGGTGATCGCCGCCGTCGAGCGCCAGCTGGCCACCCTGCCGCGCCGCGAGATCGCCACCGCGAGCTGGGACGATTTCGGCGCGGTCATCACGCTGGCCAGCCTCGACGAGGCGCCCGCTTTGTCCGACCGCATCGCCCCCGAGCATCTGGAGATCATGGCCGAGGATGCCGAGGCGCTGGTGGCCCGCATCCGCCATGCCGGGGCGATCTTCATCGGCGCGCACACGCCGGAGGCGATCGGCGACTATGTCGGCGGCTCCAACCATGTGCTGCCGACCGCGCGCTCGGCGCGCTTCTCCTCGGGGCTCGGCGTGCTCGACTTCATGAAGCGCACCTCGATCCTCAAATGCGGGCCGGAGCAGCTGCGTGCGCTCGGCCCGGCGGCGATCGCGCTGGGCGAGGCGGAAGGGCTTGGCGCCCATGCCCGTTCGGTGGCGATCCGGCTCAACCTCTGA
- a CDS encoding low molecular weight phosphatase family protein produces the protein MSEAPGTARRTERPQSVLFMCGQNSVRSPMAAVLARHLFGRSLYVGSAGVLKGEVDPFVTAAIDEVGLDLSRHRPQTLEELEENEGLAFDLVITLSPDAHHRALELTRTNAIDVEYWPTPDPTLVSGNREQRLDAYRAVRDELEARIRARFRPR, from the coding sequence ATGTCCGAAGCTCCGGGCACGGCCCGGCGCACCGAGCGGCCGCAATCGGTGCTGTTCATGTGCGGGCAGAACAGCGTGCGCTCGCCCATGGCCGCCGTGCTGGCGCGCCACCTGTTCGGCCGCTCGCTCTATGTCGGCTCGGCCGGCGTGCTCAAGGGCGAGGTCGACCCCTTCGTCACCGCCGCCATCGACGAGGTGGGCCTCGATCTCTCCCGCCACCGGCCGCAGACGCTGGAGGAGCTGGAAGAAAATGAGGGGCTCGCCTTCGACCTGGTGATCACCCTGTCGCCCGATGCCCATCACCGGGCGCTGGAGCTCACCCGCACCAACGCCATCGATGTCGAGTACTGGCCGACGCCGGACCCGACGCTGGTGAGCGGCAACCGCGAGCAGCGGCTCGACGCCTACCGCGCCGTGCGTGACGAGCTGGAAGCGCGCATCCGCGCGCGCTTCCGGCCGCGCTGA
- the murA gene encoding UDP-N-acetylglucosamine 1-carboxyvinyltransferase: MDRIRIVGGNTLNGSIPISGAKNAALPLMIAGLLTDEKLVLENVPRLADVSLLQRILGNHGIDITVAGKRRGDDAYAGQTLEIDARVIVDTTAPYELVSKMRASFWVIGPLLARMGEAKVSLPGGCAIGTRPVDLHIAALEALGTEIEIDGGYVLARAPKGLKGGRIVFPKVTVGATHTALMAASLADGETTIENAACEPEIVDVADCINAMGGRIEGAGTPTIRIVGVPRLRGARHSVLPDRIETGTYAMAVAMTGGDVLLSGARADLLDSALDTLREAGAEITVSNEGLRVRRNGAGLAPVEVTTAPFPGFPTDLQAQLMALTTMASGTSRITETIFENRFMHVQELARLGAHIQLDGETATIEGVERLKGAPVMATDLRASVSLVIGALAAEGESMIHRVYHLDRGFERLEEKLSACGAEIERIAG; encoded by the coding sequence ATGGACCGCATCCGCATCGTCGGCGGCAACACCCTCAACGGGTCGATTCCGATTTCCGGCGCCAAGAACGCCGCCCTGCCGCTGATGATCGCGGGCCTGCTCACCGACGAGAAGCTGGTGCTGGAGAATGTGCCGCGCCTCGCCGACGTCTCGCTGCTCCAGCGCATCCTCGGCAATCACGGCATCGACATCACCGTCGCCGGCAAGCGGCGCGGCGACGACGCCTATGCCGGCCAGACGCTGGAGATCGACGCCCGCGTGATCGTCGACACCACGGCGCCCTATGAGCTGGTCTCCAAGATGCGCGCGAGCTTCTGGGTCATCGGCCCGCTGCTGGCGCGCATGGGCGAGGCCAAGGTGTCGCTGCCCGGCGGCTGCGCCATCGGCACGCGGCCGGTGGACCTGCACATCGCCGCGCTGGAGGCGCTCGGCACCGAGATCGAGATCGACGGCGGCTACGTGCTGGCCCGCGCGCCGAAGGGCCTCAAGGGCGGGCGCATCGTGTTCCCGAAGGTGACGGTCGGCGCCACCCATACCGCGCTGATGGCGGCGAGCCTCGCCGATGGCGAGACGACAATCGAGAACGCCGCGTGCGAGCCGGAGATCGTCGACGTCGCCGACTGCATCAACGCCATGGGCGGGCGCATCGAGGGGGCAGGTACCCCGACCATCCGCATCGTGGGCGTGCCGCGCCTCAGGGGCGCGCGCCACAGCGTGCTGCCGGACCGCATCGAGACCGGCACCTATGCGATGGCGGTGGCGATGACGGGCGGCGACGTGCTGCTTTCCGGCGCCCGGGCCGACCTGCTCGATTCGGCGCTCGACACGCTGCGCGAGGCCGGGGCGGAGATCACCGTCTCCAATGAGGGCCTGCGCGTGAGGCGCAACGGCGCCGGCCTCGCGCCGGTGGAGGTGACGACGGCGCCGTTCCCCGGCTTCCCGACCGACCTTCAGGCGCAGCTCATGGCGCTCACCACGATGGCGAGCGGCACCTCGCGCATCACCGAGACCATCTTCGAGAACCGCTTCATGCATGTGCAGGAACTCGCCCGGCTGGGCGCGCACATCCAGCTCGACGGCGAGACCGCGACCATCGAGGGCGTGGAGCGGCTGAAGGGCGCGCCTGTCATGGCGACGGACCTGCGCGCCTCGGTGTCGCTGGTGATCGGGGCGCTCGCCGCCGAGGGCGAGAGCATGATCCACCGCGTCTACCATCTCGACCGCGGCTTCGAGCGGCTGGAGGAGAAACTCTCCGCCTGCGGCGCCGAGATCGAACGCATCGCCGGCTGA
- a CDS encoding invasion associated locus B family protein, translating into MTHRFLMLAGFLAGLGLAGTAWAQQPAAPAPAAAPARPGLTTATYQDWVVRCVAADKGRICEVVQNIQAQGQGVIASVAVGRADAKAPLRLVVQLPAGVWLPAGVKVQLREKAKPLQLVFTRCPQGCLAEVELDATSVQALRTATEAGNFSFEDGARRPVTLPLSFRGFTAALDASLKP; encoded by the coding sequence ATGACGCATCGTTTCCTGATGCTGGCGGGTTTTCTGGCCGGGCTCGGCCTCGCCGGCACGGCTTGGGCGCAGCAGCCCGCCGCCCCGGCACCGGCTGCCGCGCCCGCGCGACCCGGCCTCACCACCGCCACCTATCAGGATTGGGTGGTGCGGTGCGTGGCGGCCGACAAGGGGCGCATCTGCGAGGTGGTGCAGAACATCCAGGCGCAGGGACAGGGGGTGATCGCCAGCGTCGCGGTCGGGCGGGCCGATGCCAAGGCGCCGCTGCGGCTGGTGGTGCAACTGCCCGCCGGGGTCTGGCTGCCGGCCGGGGTGAAGGTTCAGCTCCGCGAGAAGGCCAAGCCGCTGCAGCTCGTCTTCACCCGCTGCCCGCAGGGCTGCCTCGCCGAAGTCGAACTTGACGCCACCTCGGTGCAGGCCCTGAGGACCGCCACCGAGGCCGGAAACTTCTCCTTCGAGGACGGCGCCCGCCGCCCGGTGACGCTGCCGCTCTCCTTCAGGGGCTTCACCGCGGCCCTCGACGCCAGCCTGAAGCCGTAG
- a CDS encoding DUF2948 family protein, translating into MTGLKLVALDGEDLAVLSVHLQDAVVAVGEMTYLPRERRFVLLANRFDWEKAIQAEAMADPDAPVGTAAAAVGPCVRRRAGLRFERVLGARVRGIDLKKKLAVLNLLALTFEESEAPSGTITFLFSGGGEVQLDVECLEAGLEDLGPAWDARGTPCHEVG; encoded by the coding sequence ATGACCGGGCTGAAGCTGGTCGCGCTCGACGGCGAGGATCTGGCGGTCCTTTCGGTGCATTTGCAGGACGCGGTGGTGGCGGTGGGCGAGATGACCTACCTGCCGAGGGAGCGGCGCTTCGTGCTGCTCGCCAACCGCTTCGACTGGGAGAAGGCGATCCAGGCCGAGGCGATGGCCGATCCCGACGCGCCCGTGGGCACGGCGGCGGCGGCCGTCGGCCCCTGCGTGCGGCGCCGCGCGGGGTTGCGCTTCGAGCGCGTGCTCGGCGCGCGGGTGCGCGGCATCGACCTGAAGAAGAAGCTGGCCGTGCTCAATCTGCTCGCGCTGACCTTCGAGGAAAGCGAGGCGCCGTCCGGCACCATCACCTTCCTGTTCTCGGGCGGCGGCGAGGTTCAGCTCGACGTCGAATGCCTCGAAGCCGGCCTCGAGGATCTCGGCCCGGCCTGGGACGCGCGCGGCACGCCCTGCCACGAGGTCGGCTGA